ATGCCAAGTTTTTAGTTTCTCGTTCAGACGTCACGTACGCGTCTGCGGTGACTACGCGAGCACGCTACTCCTCCAGTATGCAGTTGCTTTCAGGCGGAGACGACGAGACCCAATACAGATGGAGCCGTGGGCATTAGAGGTGGTGGCGctcaccggccggccggccggactCATAAATGGCGGACGACCCGCCCAACAACCGAACGGACCTGAGCTCGTTGCGGCGGTCGGTCCGGTAGACTGGCCGTCCATTCGTGCCATTTAACGCCCCGTTCGGCCACCGGCCAGAGGGCTTTTTCGCCGTCGAATGCACGTCGCCGTCGGCATCGTCAGCCGGGCCGGCGCTGCCGAGTGCCAACCCAATCACGGCGCGACCGCGAGGCattcctgccaccgccgccggtacGACGACGTGCTGGCTGCCTCTGCGCCGGATCCAGGTTACTGGTAAATGGCTTCGGTACATCCGGAGCAGAGCCATTCAGAATTTCAGATTGCATAAGATGTGACTTGCCGACCTGGCCAGCAATTTCATCAAGGAGTTGGCCATGATAAATTGCTGATCACGTGTTGTTCCTAGATACATGTCCAACCAATACGTTCCAATCGCATCCGAAATCGAGAGTCACAAGTGATAATAGAAAAATAATAGATGAGGATTTTTATGTGCTAATTTCCATATAAAACCATAATTAACAAATATCTGTTTGGCTGCTTTTTAGGAAAAAAAATGATGTCCGTACTAACCAACCAGTGTCAAGCTGTTTGGTCTTGGCAAACGTGGGCCGCGCTGATCCAAACGTGTGGGCTGGCTCACTGGGCCGGGTGGAGAAGGAAGCCTCTCATGAGTCGAGGGGGACgggaagagggagagaggcAGAGCGCACGGCGATGCCGGAGCTGccggaggtggaggcggcgcggcgggcgctgCAGGCGCACTGCGTGGGGAGGCGCATCGCGCGCTGCGCCGTGGCGGACGACGCCAAGGTGGTCGTCgcgcccgccggccgcgcggCCTTCGAGCGCGCCATGGTCGGCCGGACCATCGTCGCCGCGCGCCGGAAGGGGAAAAACCTCTGGCTGCAGCTCGACGCGCCGCCCTTCCCGTCCTTCCAGTTCGGTCAGTATATCTGCGTACTATGCTGGCTTGTCTTTGCTACAATGCTACTACTGGCTTCACAGCCCATGTCTTGCTAAAACCTGTTTTAATATGCTGTTATTCAGAAGCTGTTAGGTCAATTGTCGCGATTTAGTTCGTGCTCCTATGCAATTGTACGAAAATTTATTAAATTAGCTGTGATTTATGTTGAACTCTCCTTAGCAAACCCACTATTTCTGCTGCTTTGCTATTGTCTAATTCTGAGGAAGTGAGGGCTTGTAAGAGCTTGCTTTGGATTGCAGGGATGGCAGGTGCGATATATATAAAGGGCGTTCCTGTTACAAATTATAAGAGGCGAGTGGTCTTCTCCAGTTCACACTTTGCGACTATGCGAGTTCAGCAATATGTTGTTAGGAATAATTCTTCGTAAATGGCTGCAGATCGGTTGTCAATTCCGAAGATGAGTGGCCCTCCAAATACTCTAAATTCTTTGCTGAGGTAACAAGCCCAAACACAACATATCATCAATCCCACTATGTTGCTTTTGCAACTGTGCTTGTATATACTGATGAAATATGATGTGAAGTAGCAGTTGGTGAGTTTAGATCAACATAGAATTCTCGTTCTTGCACACTACTGTTCGTTTGTAGAATGACATTCAATAAGCAAGAAATGTCTTGCAGCAAAATTCATCTTCAGATGAGCCAGTGACGTATCATTTCAAATGGACTGTGGTTGTTAATGTCCCCATCTTTGCTAAGCAGGGCTTAGAGCCCTGAGTCCATCTTAGGGCTTGGGTTTTCAGTGATAAATTGATTTGATAAAATAAAGGAATAGGCTCATGGATAAGTAGCAAAGTCTGGGATTTTCGCACTGCCTAATAGGATCGATAGTTGGGAGACATGGCAggcaagttttttttttaaagaaaaaaaacaGATCTGATTGTTGTCTAACCTCAACTTCACCTATGATGACTATTTTATCGGTTCTTTAGTCCAAAGACTGTACGGATTGTAATATTAATCTCAATTCAATTTTATTTTTGTAGAACTCAAAAGTTGGCTCAGGTGATGTTTTGTTTTGAACTTTTATAACCTTTTTTCTTGATTTACAGCTTGATGATGGCTTGGAGTTTTCCTTCACTGATAAAAGGCGCTTTGCTAGAGTTCGTTTGTTTGAAGATGTAAGTACTGTcacagttttttttttctaatttatctGGAGTATGTTTCTATTTATCATCCAAACTTTCTCACCTTGGTAATGCTTGCAGCCTGAAACTGTACCCCCAATTTCTGAGCTAGGTCCAGATGCTCTCTTTGAGCCAATGTCTGTTGACAATTTTTTGCACTCCCTGGGTAGAAAGAAGATCGGAATAAAAGCTCTTTTACTTGATCAGGTGATCGGCATCCAACCAATATTAGCTTGCCTCAACAAAAAGGTTTTACCTGCATTATACACACTTGACTTGTTTCACTTATTATGAAATGAGCAGAGCTTTATATCAGGCATTGGTAATTGGATTGCGGATGAAGTGCTTTACCAGGTATTTGTCCATTCTAGAACAGTTGATGTAGCTTGCATAAAATGTAGCAATTAAATTTGATctgtttcctttttcttttcagtCAAGGATCCATCCATTACAGATTGCTTCAAATCTGTctggagagagttgtgaagcaCTGCACCAAAGTATCCAAGAGGTGGGTCTAACTTTGAGATTGCTTTGAGGAACTGAAATACGTTCTACTGATGCAGCCCTGCATAATACATAACTCCTGACCAAGAACTTGCTATAGGTTGTGAAATATGCTGTTGAAGTTGATGCTGACCTTGAGCGCTTTCCAAAGGAATGGTTATTTCATCACCGTTGGGGCAAGAAGCCTGGTACAGTCAATGGTGAGATTCTTTCCTGAAGTTTCACCATGATTTTACTGAATGGGCAAAGTTTGCGTATATCTGTTTTTGGTGTGATGCCTATAACtaataatcaaacatgctagtTCCAATTCTTCATATGCACTAGTAGATTTTGATTACTTCTGAGGTGTTAGAAGGTTTCTGACCCTTGCAGGAAAGAAGATTGAATTCATAACAGCTGGTGGCAGGGTAAGTGATTGTCCTCTTCAGTACTTGACCTTCAGCTATGCCAGACGCATCTAGCTTCTGATATCTACTCTCTTTACACAGACGACAGCCTATGTGCCGCAATTGCAGAAACTGACTGGAGCCCAATCCAGCAAAATGATAGCCGCTAACCTGGAGCAAATGGTTGAGAACGGTGATGCCAAGGATC
The genomic region above belongs to Panicum hallii strain FIL2 chromosome 4, PHallii_v3.1, whole genome shotgun sequence and contains:
- the LOC112889703 gene encoding formamidopyrimidine-DNA glycosylase isoform X1 yields the protein MPELPEVEAARRALQAHCVGRRIARCAVADDAKVVVAPAGRAAFERAMVGRTIVAARRKGKNLWLQLDAPPFPSFQFGMAGAIYIKGVPVTNYKRSVVNSEDEWPSKYSKFFAELDDGLEFSFTDKRRFARVRLFEDPETVPPISELGPDALFEPMSVDNFLHSLGRKKIGIKALLLDQSFISGIGNWIADEVLYQSRIHPLQIASNLSGESCEALHQSIQEVVKYAVEVDADLERFPKEWLFHHRWGKKPGTVNGF
- the LOC112889703 gene encoding formamidopyrimidine-DNA glycosylase isoform X2; the encoded protein is MPELPEVEAARRALQAHCVGRRIARCAVADDAKVVVAPAGRAAFERAMVGRTIVAARRKGKNLWLQLDAPPFPSFQFGMAGAIYIKGVPVTNYKRSVVNSEDEWPSKYSKFFAELDDGLEFSFTDKRRFARVRLFEDPETVPPISELGPDALFEPMSVDNFLHSLGRKKIGIKALLLDQSFISGIGNWIADEVLYQSRIHPLQIASNLSGESCEALHQSIQEVVKYAVEVDADLERFPKEWLFHHRWGKKPGTVNGKKIEFITAGGRTTAYVPQLQKLTGAQSSKMIAANLEQMVENGDAKDPETDGEDADMLKPKKRATTSRAVRGQQNKDSVGSSSRKARGNGGGSRKPGTNAEAVAPKMAVAESNGQQDLDQPSSNAVNNSDQVIRRSSRKVKPRK